Proteins from a genomic interval of Zingiber officinale cultivar Zhangliang chromosome 1B, Zo_v1.1, whole genome shotgun sequence:
- the LOC121989430 gene encoding alpha-humulene synthase-like isoform X2, with product MERQSMVLVGDDKEEIIIRKSAEYHPTVWGDYFIRNYSCLPIEEEKEYMIKRVEELKDGVRNLFEETHDGLQIMILVDSIQLLGLDYHFDKEITAALRLIYEADVENYGLYEVSLRFRLLRQHGYTSSPDVFNKFKDDKGRFLSALNGDAKGLLGLYNAAYLGTHEEMILDEAISFTKCQLESMLDELEPPLATEVSLFLETPLYPRTRRFLVRKYIPIYQEKVMRNDTILELAKLDFNLLQSLHQEEVKKITMWEPQAVEHVPEYLKDFYLKLLKTYKDFEDELEPNKKYRIPYLHKEIKDLSRSYFQEAKWCAEGYVPTLEEHLRVSLKSTGYPAITCVSFVGLGEDATKEAFEWVTSFPKILKSCTIICRLMDDIASHEREQERDHVASTVESYMKEYGTSTKVAHEKLQVVVEQAWKDLNKECLRPTTQVARSLIEIILNLSRTMEDIYKYNDTYTNSNTRMKDNISLILVESFPI from the exons ATGGAGAGGCAGTCGATGGTCCTTGTTGGTGATGATAAGGAAGAGATAATTATTCGTAAGTCAGCTGAATATCACCCTACTGTTTGGGGTGACTATTTCATCCGGAACTACTCTTGTTTGCCCATCGAAGAAGAAAAG GAGTACATGATAAAGAGGGTGGAAGAGTTAAAAGATGGAGTGAGAAACCTATTCGAAGAAACACATGACGGATTGCAAATTATGATTTTGGTTGATTCGATTCAACTTCTTGGATTGGATTATCATTTTGATAAAGAAATAACTGCGGCACTAAGATTGATTTACGAAGCTGATGTTGAGAATTACGGGCTTTATGAAGTTTCTCTTCGATTTAGATTGCTTAGGCAACATGGATATACTTCGTCTCCAG ATGTTTTCAACAAGTTCAAAGATGATAAAGGAAGATTTCTGTCGGCCTTGAATGGAGATGCAAAGGGACTACTAGGCTTATACAACGCGGCTTATCTCGGAACACATGAAGAGATGATACTTGACGAAGCTATTTCTTTTACGAAGTGCCAACTTGAATCTATGTTGGATGAACTTGAACCACCTTTAGCAACAGAGGTGTCTCTTTTCCTTGAAACGCCACTATATCCAAGGACTAGAAGATTCTTGGTGAGAAAATATATACCTATTTATCAAGAGAAAGTGATGCGAAATGATACTATATTAGAACTTGCAAAGTTAGATTTCAATCTACTACAATCTCTTCATCAAGAGGAAGTGAAGAAAATTACAAT GTGGGAACCTCAAGCTGTTGAACATGTACCAGAATACTTAAAAGACTTTTATCTCAAGCTGCTAAAGACTTACAAAGATTTTGAAGATGAACTAGAACCCAATAAGAAATATCGCATACCATATCTTCACAAGGAG ATAAAAGATCTATCAAGATCTTATTTCCAAGAAGCTAAATGGTGTGCGGAAGGATATGTGCCAACACTGGAGGAGCATCTACGTGTTTCATTGAAATCCACCGGGTATCCTGCGATTACATGTGTCTCTTTCGTAGGTCTGGGAGAAGATGCAACAAAAGAGGCATTTGAATGGGTTACTAGTTTCCCCAAGATCCTTAAATCATGCACTATAATTTGTAGACTTATGGATGATATAGCATCACACgag CGGGAGCAAGAGAGAGACCATGTCGCTTCGACAGTTGAAAGTTACATGAAAGAATACGGTACAAGTACAAAAGTGGCACATGAGAAATTGCAAGTGGTGGTGGAACAAGCATGGAAGGATTTAAACAAGGAATGCCTCCGTCCAACAACGCAAGTAGCTCGATCTTTAATTGAAATAATATTGAACCTTTCAAGAACCATGGAAGACATATACAAGTACAACGATACCTATACCAATTCCAACACTAGGATGAAAGATAACATCTCTCTCATATTGGTTGAATCCTTCCCTATTTAA
- the LOC121989430 gene encoding alpha-humulene synthase-like isoform X1, translating to MERQSMVLVGDDKEEIIIRKSAEYHPTVWGDYFIRNYSCLPIEEEKEYMIKRVEELKDGVRNLFEETHDGLQIMILVDSIQLLGLDYHFDKEITAALRLIYEADVENYGLYEVSLRFRLLRQHGYTSSPDVFNKFKDDKGRFLSALNGDAKGLLGLYNAAYLGTHEEMILDEAISFTKCQLESMLDELEPPLATEVSLFLETPLYPRTRRFLVRKYIPIYQEKVMRNDTILELAKLDFNLLQSLHQEEVKKITIWWNDLALTESLKFARDRVVECYYWIVGVYFEPQYSHPRIITCKVISLMSIMDDIYDNYSTLEESRLLTEAIERWEPQAVEHVPEYLKDFYLKLLKTYKDFEDELEPNKKYRIPYLHKEIKDLSRSYFQEAKWCAEGYVPTLEEHLRVSLKSTGYPAITCVSFVGLGEDATKEAFEWVTSFPKILKSCTIICRLMDDIASHEREQERDHVASTVESYMKEYGTSTKVAHEKLQVVVEQAWKDLNKECLRPTTQVARSLIEIILNLSRTMEDIYKYNDTYTNSNTRMKDNISLILVESFPI from the exons ATGGAGAGGCAGTCGATGGTCCTTGTTGGTGATGATAAGGAAGAGATAATTATTCGTAAGTCAGCTGAATATCACCCTACTGTTTGGGGTGACTATTTCATCCGGAACTACTCTTGTTTGCCCATCGAAGAAGAAAAG GAGTACATGATAAAGAGGGTGGAAGAGTTAAAAGATGGAGTGAGAAACCTATTCGAAGAAACACATGACGGATTGCAAATTATGATTTTGGTTGATTCGATTCAACTTCTTGGATTGGATTATCATTTTGATAAAGAAATAACTGCGGCACTAAGATTGATTTACGAAGCTGATGTTGAGAATTACGGGCTTTATGAAGTTTCTCTTCGATTTAGATTGCTTAGGCAACATGGATATACTTCGTCTCCAG ATGTTTTCAACAAGTTCAAAGATGATAAAGGAAGATTTCTGTCGGCCTTGAATGGAGATGCAAAGGGACTACTAGGCTTATACAACGCGGCTTATCTCGGAACACATGAAGAGATGATACTTGACGAAGCTATTTCTTTTACGAAGTGCCAACTTGAATCTATGTTGGATGAACTTGAACCACCTTTAGCAACAGAGGTGTCTCTTTTCCTTGAAACGCCACTATATCCAAGGACTAGAAGATTCTTGGTGAGAAAATATATACCTATTTATCAAGAGAAAGTGATGCGAAATGATACTATATTAGAACTTGCAAAGTTAGATTTCAATCTACTACAATCTCTTCATCAAGAGGAAGTGAAGAAAATTACAAT ATGGTGGAATGATTTAGCACTGACTGAGTCTTTAAAATTTGCCCGTGATCGAGTGGTGGAATGTTATTATTGGATAGTTGGAGTGTATTTTGAACCTCAATACTCTCATCCACGAATAATTACTTGCAAAGTTATTTCCCTCATGTCAATTATGGATGACATCTATGATAACTACAGCACATTGGAAGAGAGTAGACTATTAACCGAGGCAATCGAAAG GTGGGAACCTCAAGCTGTTGAACATGTACCAGAATACTTAAAAGACTTTTATCTCAAGCTGCTAAAGACTTACAAAGATTTTGAAGATGAACTAGAACCCAATAAGAAATATCGCATACCATATCTTCACAAGGAG ATAAAAGATCTATCAAGATCTTATTTCCAAGAAGCTAAATGGTGTGCGGAAGGATATGTGCCAACACTGGAGGAGCATCTACGTGTTTCATTGAAATCCACCGGGTATCCTGCGATTACATGTGTCTCTTTCGTAGGTCTGGGAGAAGATGCAACAAAAGAGGCATTTGAATGGGTTACTAGTTTCCCCAAGATCCTTAAATCATGCACTATAATTTGTAGACTTATGGATGATATAGCATCACACgag CGGGAGCAAGAGAGAGACCATGTCGCTTCGACAGTTGAAAGTTACATGAAAGAATACGGTACAAGTACAAAAGTGGCACATGAGAAATTGCAAGTGGTGGTGGAACAAGCATGGAAGGATTTAAACAAGGAATGCCTCCGTCCAACAACGCAAGTAGCTCGATCTTTAATTGAAATAATATTGAACCTTTCAAGAACCATGGAAGACATATACAAGTACAACGATACCTATACCAATTCCAACACTAGGATGAAAGATAACATCTCTCTCATATTGGTTGAATCCTTCCCTATTTAA